ggggaccCTAAATCTGGAGTATGTTTTGCACTCTTTTCCTTAGAAAGCCCCCAAACTGTAAGCTAGCCCCGGAGTGTACGAGCACCCGTTCCTGCCTCTTTccgggagggagaagcagccgtGACCACACTCGACGCTGCAAGAACGCTGCCGTTGGCACCCACAGCTTCTCTCCCTGCAGCCGCGGGGGACGTTCGAGAACAAGGACGGAGCAGGCAGACGAGCGTGCACGCCAGAGCTTCAGCTGCAGGAAACACGGGGTGACAGAATCGAAGGGACACACACACCCCGGGCAGGCTGGCCGCCTTAGCGTGGCCCGCATTGGACGGAGTCGGAAAAGTCGTGACGACCCAGAGGTCATGAACGATGCCGTAAGTGCCAGGACCGGGGACCCCATAGGCCGCCCTTGCCCGCAGACCGCACTGTTCTCACCTCTGCGGGGGACATGGAGGGCCTGTCACCGTGCCCCTGCCTGCGCAGGGTCGACAGAACCGCCAGCCCCTCGCTTTCCCCGGGTGTGTAGACAggctccagccccaggcagcccctgcCCCCGGCAGCCTCCATTCCAGCCGTGCAGGCGAGGGACGCCCAGGCCCAGAGCCCCCGGTGCCATCCAGGCAGGGCCTGAGGACCCTCTGCTGGGACCCAGGGGCAGGATGCAGGCCCGCAGCTGACCTTCCTCTGCTGCCCTGGAGAGCACCCCTCCGGGCACCCAGGGTACACGGCGCTGGACAGATGGGCTCCCGCGTTAattctcctctgccctccagcGACCGGGGGACGATCCTGCCTTGGACAGTTTGCATGTGCTCAGTTTCCTCCGCAGGGAGGAGAACGTGCCCCCCAGGACCCTGCGCAGCCGCATGCCGTCTCGGCTGCAGGGCAGGTCcggcctgggggctgggagctgcCCCGTGAACATCTCCCACCCGGCCAGGGCGTCCACGGCCCCGTCCACCTGCACCAGTTCGTCCTCCGTCACCTCGCGCTCCAGGGCCTGGATGCACAGTGCCAGCCACCGCCCGTGCTCCTCGATGGCCTCCCGTGGGGGTCCGAGTGGCAGCGGGCTCTCAGGGACGGCCAGCGAGCCCAGCCCCTCCTCGGGCTCCAGCTCCGGCCCCCCAGAGAAGCTGCGGCTCCACGCATCGGGGGTCAGGGGCTCCGACAGGCTGCTGCCCGGCTCCGACGTGCTCCCACAGCTCAGGCCTGAGTCGGCGCTGCCGGGGAGGGTGTCCTCCACCACCGAGGGCAGCCCTGCGTCCAGGCTGGGCCGCGCCCGTGTCTCGGCTTGCGTCCAGGCGTGAAGTCTCTGGGAGGGAGAGACAAGGCTGGGTTTTCTGGGTGCCGTCACTTTAGCCCAGGCACTGTCCCCAGACCTTCCCAGGCTCGGCGCCACCCGGGCCCACGTGCACATAGGAGCGGTGCACGCCCAAACTTCAATTTAACTCAAACTGTATTAAGCAATAAATACTCGAAAGTCCTCCCTCTCTACCtggttttacttcttttgtcTCTGATCTCTGCTCTCAGGTATCTGGCGTCTGCACCATGGACACGCCTGTGACCACACACTCGGATGCCCCTTCCCAGCGCTGCCCCCAGcgtctcccccgccccccactgacCGTGACAAAGGGACAGCAGGGACCGTCCCTGGTCTTCCATCAGTGCTCGGTCACTGCCGCAGCATCCAGGGACCGGCTGGGGACAGACCCGGGCTCCGGGGCCCCCCTCCTCTGAGCCCCTCCAGTCACGTGGGTGAGGTTCTGGGACAGGCTCCCTTCCTGGTCAGGGGCGTGAGTGGAAGGTGGGAGCAGAGGAGCCACGAAAGTTGGGGCAGGTGAACACAAGCCCAGGAGGAACGCAAGTGAGGATGCTCATGCTTTTCCCAGCCCGGAGCCGGCCCCCTTCCTGTACACCTCCCAGCACGTCCCAGCTCCCCTCTTCCTGCGGACAGCCATCAGCCGCTCCCCCCACGCCCTCCACGGGGCAGCGTGTGGGGTCCCCCCTCCAGCTGGGCTGCCCCCTTCCTCGATAGCCCGTTCCCCAGAGTCAGAAAGGATCCGCACGAGGAAGCAGCTCTGGGACCTGGACACACCCAGCCCGCTAGCTCAGCAGTCCTCAAAGTGGGGTCCCTGCCCAGCAGCACCCCCCAGGAGCCTGTGAGACATGCAGGCCCTCCCCTCCCGAAGGGCCAGGTCAGAACCTGTCCCCCACGGAGTCTGGCACCCTGACCTTCACCAGAACGCCACCACTTACGGCCCAGGCTGCCGGCCTCCAAGAGCAACGGGGCGCTTCCCAGAGCCTCAAACACGGCTTTGGGCTGGAAACTAAAATTCAGCCAGAGTGATTGTGTTGATAGGCCTTAATACACACCCccctgcctttggacttggactcaGAATGAAGTTTGAGTTTGCCAAGCCCTCCTCCCCGAGGAGGAGGTTCCTTCCCCCGGGCAGCTGCTGGCCCGTCTCCCTGGGCCTCGGGGCGGCCTGGGGACCCTGCTGCAGGCAGCACCTCAAGGTGACAGCAGAGGGCAGCATCGCCCCGCGAGCTCAGCCTGGCCACCTCCCAGCGTGTGCGCGAGCCTCCTCGCCAGGGCCGGCGCTTCCTCTGGgcggtggaggtggggagggggggaggagggaggagggagggcggggCAGAACGATCGGCTGCGGGCCAGGGCAGAGCCTGCAGCAGGGATGCAGGAGGGCGTCTGAGCAGATGCCAGAAGCACCTGACCGGCGCTCAGAGACGGTGGCCTGAGAAAAGCCATCTGCCCCTTGTCCCTCCTGCACTCGTCCAACCTGATGGCCACGGCCACCATTACTGGGTGCGGACAGTGGGCCAGGCACCCGGCTGAGGCCGTGACGTGCTGCCCAGCACCAGCAGGATGCCAAGAGGTTGGCACACGGGTCTGCCCACTCGGCCTGGGGTTCTCGCACCCGGGACCCGCCTCTCGGCCCACTGGCCTCCGACCCCCGGGCGCGAGGCCAGACTGGGCGGGTGCTGGGCGGAGGGGGGTGCTGCCCCGGGAGCGCCACTCACCTTGTACCTCTCGACGAGCTTGAAGCCCAGGACGTGCTGCAGCTTCCTCAGGCAGATGGGACAGAGGTCCAGGGGCCGCCGCAGGGCCTCGTCCAGGCTGAGCGCCCCCTGCATGAGGCAGCGCAGCCAGCGGCAGTTCCCCAGGCCCAGGAGGTGGCAGAGCTCATGACACGTGACCTGAGGGAGCCCGCACAGCGCCACTGCCCTGGGGCTGCGCACCCGACCGCCGGCCAAGGCCCCGGCGCCCCCCGCAGGGCCCCGGTGGCCGGAAGCGGTCCGTGTGCCCTCGGCCCCGCTCCCGACGGCACAGGGCACAGGCGGACGTCTCCGGCGCGGCGGCCCCCAGGGGCCCCCCGgcatgggagcctgggtggcagaAAGACCCCGGTTCCCATCCCCACGCTGgcccttcccagctgtgtgagctCAGGCAAAGGTCTGGCCAGCTCTGGGCCTTGCTGTCTGCGCTCCCTGAAGCCTGACCCTCGTCGTGAGGGCTGGACGGAGCGCTCAGGCCCTTCTGTCCGATCGCACGTCCTCCCCAGATTCCTAGAACTCGCCCGAGCCCCCAGGCCTTCCACCCTCTTGCTGCCCCATCTTCTCCTCCCCGCCGTGCACTGACCCCACgtcctggcctccctgcccacctTGCAGCACTGGACCATCCCCAGGGCGCTGAAGCCCACGCTCTGGCCTCCGTCCCGCACAGGAGTCTTGGGGCTGTCTGCGGCCACCTCGGCCGGGGCTGGGTCAGCGGCGCTGGGCCCCGACTGCAGGAGATCCCCCAAGAACCGGGCAAAGCTGCAGACGCCTACTTCTGGGGGGAGGCAGACACGCCAGGGCAGCCGCTCACGGGGAGCCCAGGAGCAAAACTGCCCCGCCCTTGGGGTGCACGGGTCCTGGGGGCCCGGCCCTGCCAGCGCGCCCCCGTGAACGTGGCCGCGAGGTCCCTGCTCAAGAGGAGGCAGGACGCGGGGATGCGCGTTCAGGGCAGCGGCTTCCAGCCGGTGCGTCATCCTCCCCGGGGGGGTTGGCGCTCCCATGCGCTCGCTGGCCCAGGGCGGGGCCCCCCACAAGCGCGGGCTGAGGCAGGGGTGCCGGGGCTCTGGCTCACCGTGGCCTGGAAGGAACTTGCCAAAGGTGAAGCTCCAGGCCTCGCACGGGTACAGGTCGGACAGCGTGAGGCCCAGCACACACAGCGCGTCACCCGGCTTGCTGTTCTTCAGGAAAGACAGGATGCCGTCTGCGAGGGGAGAGGGCCCGAGGGGCGCTGAGGGGGCTGCTGGGCCCCCGTCTGCCAGCCCCAGGCTCCGGGCAGGAAATCCTGtcatcccctcttcctctgcccacgcTAGCCCCTCCCAAAGTCAGGTGCAAGCTCGCCACATTGCACAAGCAGCTGGTCGTCCGAGGCTGAGAAGTCCTAGCAGCCACGCTGCACGACATGGAGCAGGGGCCACAGGCCTGGGCCTCGGGGGCAGGCAGCCGGGGTCACCTGGACAGGACCTCAGGGTCTCCATTTCCAAAACTCAGCAGAGCTGGTTTGGACGGGGTAGTTGAGAGGCCCAGAGACATCCAAGTGGGGACGCCAAGAAGGCCACTTGACCAGTGGGGCCGGTGTTCAGGGGACGGAGCCCCTGCGGCCACAGGATGGGACCCCGGCCCCAGAGACGCCTGCATCCTAGTCCCCAGGGCCTGTGAATGTTCTGCCTCACGGCAGGAGGGCCGCTGTGGACGTGATTAAACTGAAGGCCTTAAAATGGGAAGTTATTCCGGATTATCCGGGTGGGCTCAATGCAATCATTAGAGTCCTTAGACGAAGAGACAGAGGGTCAGAGAGACCTGAAGGTGCTATGGTGGTGGGCAGAGACGCAGCAGTCAGGGACTGGGCCTGGAGCGGGGCCGTGTCCTGTAGGCAGGGGACAAAGGAAGGACCAGCAAGGTCTAGGACTGGGAGAGGAGGGTCTCAGTGGCCAAACCTGCAGCCTGGGACCCAGGAAGGAACCACCGCCATCAGGATGGCATCTGCCCCAGCCAAGAGCTCCCTGTCCCCCCCGAAAACTCCGTGCTATCAGCTCCCCGTGGCACACGCTAGGGACTGCGGCCAGCCCTCCTGCCAGAGATAACCAGACAAGCTGGGTGAGATACAAAAAAACTCCTTAAAGCATCCTAAATGGGGCGGTGCTGGCCGCAGGGGACACTGCACACGTCTGGGGGGGTGAAGCAAGCTTTTCTACGTCTGATTACAGTGGCGACTGGGTCACCGGTGTGTTCGTCAAGGCTCACAGAGCTGTTACGAAAGGGAGGGTTTCACTACATGTGAATTATGCCTCAGTAAatgggactttaaaaaaaaaatcagaatctgaTGAGAAATTAGAACCGGAGAGAGGATTGGAGCGGACACCTAAGGCTGAGCTGCttctgggatgggggtggggggtgggggctgcaggctgGACTCCCAGGGCCACGGGCAGCCCAGAAAAGCTGCCTGGCAGAGGAAAACCAGAATCCTCCCTAGAACAAATCACATCACCCCCGGCCACGAGATCTTCTAAATTAAACTACCTTTCCTATTAAGATGTCCAGCTAACAGTGAAGAATGACAAGACACGCAGACGGCAAGGGCCCCCGGAAAGGGCCCCATGCCAAGTGGCAGAGCCCGCGCCCCGTGCGCTCACCCACCTGTGTGGAGCTGGAGTCTGTCCGAGTCCTGGCTGGGACGCGAGAAGCAGTGGATGGATGCGGCCGCCACCGAGGGCAGGCACCTGACCTGCAAGCCCAAGAAAAAGGCCTCCGTGCAGTTCCTCAGGTGTTCCAGTAGAGCGCCGCCCGCCGGCCCCTCACTCAGGTCTAGGGGCGGGGCAGCGCATCAGCTGCGTGGCCCCCACCGGCCTGCGCCCAGCGCCCCCACCCAGCGCCCCCGGCCACGCCAGCCACTGTGCCAACGAGGCTGACACGGACCTGCCTTTGCAGAGTCGGcacacagacatttttaaaagaacaaaggagaaaaatggaggACAGGCCAACGCCCAGATGAAAGATGCAGGTGACACAAGTCTGGAGGGCAGGGAGCTCCGGGAGGGGTGGCGGGGCCTCATCAGGCGCCACAGTCCCTGAGGCTGGCGGGGCggccggggcggcgggggcggggcagaggggccCCTCCCTCGGGTTAGTGCTGCCAAGAGCCAGCCTGGCAGGAGCAGAGTGGGACACAGGGAGGGTGCAGACGAGGCCGGGGGGCGGGTGAGGTGCCCCTGGGGGGAGCCACAACCCGGCTGTGTTTTAGGACGACAGAGGGGCACAGACCGAGGGTGGCAGCCAGGAGGACCTGGGACGGGCTGGTTGGAAATGCAGAGCCCAGGGCCACCTCAGAACCAAAGCCACATGTTAACGAGGCGCCCGTGATCGGCTCGCGAGAGCTTGGGAAGCCCTGGGGAGCCGCTAGCGGGGGACACGGAGCAAAGTGCATGGTTTAGGGGCTGGGTGGAGGCAGCGTCTCTAGGCAGAGAGGGCGGACTGGCCGCGGGCTGATGGAAAACGAGGGCTGCCTGCAGGGGACGCACAGGTTCTCCCCCCAGCTCCGGCCGGCTCCTCCTCTGCAAAGCCACACCTGCCCCACGTCCCCTCTCTGCCGGGCCAGGACCCCCACCCTCCGCGCGCAGACCGCCCAGtggccgcccccccccaccagcgCCCGGCGTCCCTCACGCGCCCAGCCAGCCTCCGCGTCAAACAGGCCAGCAGCGCTCACGTCCCACCCCACGCATCACCAGCTCCGGGTGACGGGGGTCGAGTGACCTCTCCCGGCCTGTTTCCGCGCCTGTGACATGGGCTGGTCCTAATCTCAGCCCCCACGGGGCGACCCGGTCTCTGGAaggcacccagcacagggcctgggacGGCACACCTGGGCGAGGCCACACCTGTGAGCCGCGGACCGTGACACGACCACAGAGGGCCCCACGGCCCGGGGCTTTCTGACAGCTGTCtgagctggggggggcgggggaggtggagCATCTGAGCCGAGGggggccccctgcccccacccccatgcccaaCCCCACCAGTGCTGTCCCCGTTCCTGTCAGGGCCTGCCTGGGGCCTGGGCGGGCACAGCCTCCCTGCCTCGTACCTAGATTTGGAGTCGGGTTCCCTGCAGGGCCCTCCCGGCTCCAGGACGCGCCCCCTCCCGCGGGCCCCCCGGCCTGGTACCTATGGGCTGCAGGTAGATGTGCTTGCGGGCAGGGCTCTGCCTCCGGGACGGCAGGGAGGCGTGGAAGGTCTGGAAGTCCTCGGGGGCCTCGGGACGGCTGAGGAGCCAGTCGAAGGCCGTGCGGATGAGCAGCGTGCAGAAGAGGGTCCTCCGGGGGTTGTAGGCCTCGGCCAGGAAAAGCCTCTCGGCAGGGGTGAAGGAGGACACATAGCGCTCCCGCAGGGCGGGGTCGGTGGAGACCAGCGCCTCCTTCAGGGCTCGCGGGCCAAAGCAGAACTCCTGGGCCGGCCTGCACTGCAGCATGGTGGGCCTGGCCTCTCCGGGGAGCCCCTGTTGTTGCCCATGAACACCCCCTCCCCCGAGGACAGCCACCGGCTCTTCCGGAACCTTCCTGCAGGCCGATGGGAACAGCGGAAGGCTCCCCTCCTAGGGACGCCCGGCGTGGGGGGTCCTCAGCAACAGCAAGGGGTGGCAGGGACACGTCCCGGCGTGGCAGCACCCTGGGGAAGGGGGACGGGCACCACTGAGCACACAGGGCCTGTTCGCTCAGGCGGGCGGTGGACACGGCCCCCCCACCCGGCCAGGGGCAGAAGGACGGCATCTGCTCCAGCCGCCCAGCCCCCCACAGCGGGGAGCCTGGAGCCCCGGcgcccactcccccaccccacccgccctCAGATGGGGGGCGCCCAGGGAAGGGCCCCCCAAGAAGGAAACCAGCTCTGTCCCTTTGTGCACCCTATGGCCTGGGGCCCCACAGCACCTCCTTGTCCCAACCACAGGCCTTCCTGGCCGGTCCCCGTGTGCCCGAGGACGGAAGCCTGCTCCCCGAGTCGCCTGGCCAGCCGGGAGCCCGCACAGCGCCGGGCCCAGAGGCTTCCCGCACACGCGAGGCGCGGGCACACGTGCCAACCACGGAAAGCTATAAATAGGGCGATGTGGCCGAGCAACAAAGAGCGCTTTAAGGGCTGGAACAGACCAGGCGGGGAGAGGAGACGCTGGGGAGGACAGATGCGCCGGGAGAACGGGACAAAGTCGCTTCGCAGATCGGAGTCTTCCGAGTCGGAGCGCGGACTGGCACGTCCGTGCTCATCACAGACaacgccccctccccgccacacGCACCCCGAAACACTACCACGCTCCCGGTGGACGACGGGCTCCGTCTCCATGGGCAGGGGGAGCCTcgccaagcagggggaggtgacgagggaggaagccagagaaagacGCACAGATAACAGAGCAGAGCACAAGCGGGATCAGGACGCGGCGGAGAGCGGCACTTGGCCGACGCTTAATTCAGAAAGTCCGGCCAGTGATGCAAAACCCCGAAACAGGAACGGGCCTTGTTTTTGTGGGAAGAATGGAGAAATGAGCCCACACCCCCTTTGGCTAACCCCGACTTAAAACGTTCGTCTGGAAAACCAATTTCtaggtacacacacatatgcacgtGTGGGCACAGACGTCTATGTAAACACACGCAAATATACACACGTATACACCAAGGCGCCCTCTAGATTTCCCAGGTTTCCCTCATTATGGGCGTGTAGATACCCTGACCTATGTTCCGGAGTTActgttgggggggcgggggccggccAGGATGGAGTGCCCACTGAGGGCCCGTCACAGACAGCAGCACATGTATGTTTTATAGACATGAGGCCTGATTCCACGCACAAACTTACATGCTTTTGATTTCGCATATGATGAGCATTTTCCCAAGTCCTTAgacattctattaaaaaatgccattttagggggcacctggctggctcggttggttaagcatccaactcttgatctcagggtggtgagtttgagccccacattgggctccatgctgggcatggagcctacttaaaaaaaaaagaaaatgctatttttttcctggttgcCCCCAAAACACCGTGATGAACATCTTGGTACATAGGTCTGAGTTTCTATGTCCTCAGGAGATTCCCAGAAGACACCATGGGTTTAAGGGATCTTGATCTGTACggccaaactgctttccagaacGGTCTTGCCAAGGACCCCCAAGCGCTAAGTGGTCAGCAGCAAATACAACTGGCCGCTAAATCCTGGGTGGGGCTTCTCGGCTTGAGCCCTCAGGGAGGTGGGAGAGTTGCTACCCACATTTCTAAGAGGGTGCAGCAAGTTAAAACTGTCCCCAGAGCCACCCAGCTGGGAAGAGTCAGAGGAGGGACGGGAACACACCTGCACGGTGTCCCGTCACCTGGAGCGGCGGGTGTCCCCGCCTTCCCCGCCAGACTCTAGCACAACACTGGCGATTTGCAACAGGGTACAGAACCTGGCTGTAGGAAGAAAACATCAGATGCATGAACACGTGAACCAAATCACACGGCCTGCCGAAGGGCCCTCACGGGCAGGCTCTCCACGGGGCCAGAA
The sequence above is drawn from the Neomonachus schauinslandi chromosome 5, ASM220157v2, whole genome shotgun sequence genome and encodes:
- the AMZ1 gene encoding archaemetzincin-1 isoform X1 → MLQCRPAQEFCFGPRALKEALVSTDPALRERYVSSFTPAERLFLAEAYNPRRTLFCTLLIRTAFDWLLSRPEAPEDFQTFHASLPSRRQSPARKHIYLQPIDLSEGPAGGALLEHLRNCTEAFFLGLQVRCLPSVAAASIHCFSRPSQDSDRLQLHTDGILSFLKNSKPGDALCVLGLTLSDLYPCEAWSFTFGKFLPGHEVGVCSFARFLGDLLQSGPSAADPAPAEVAADSPKTPVRDGGQSVGFSALGMVQCCKVTCHELCHLLGLGNCRWLRCLMQGALSLDEALRRPLDLCPICLRKLQHVLGFKLVERYKRLHAWTQAETRARPSLDAGLPSVVEDTLPGSADSGLSCGSTSEPGSSLSEPLTPDAWSRSFSGGPELEPEEGLGSLAVPESPLPLGPPREAIEEHGRWLALCIQALEREVTEDELVQVDGAVDALAGWEMFTGQLPAPRPDLPCSRDGMRLRRVLGGTFSSLRRKLSTCKLSKAGSSPGRWRAEEN
- the AMZ1 gene encoding archaemetzincin-1 isoform X2, whose amino-acid sequence is MLQCRPAQEFCFGPRALKEALVSTDPALRERYVSSFTPAERLFLAEAYNPRRTLFCTLLIRTAFDWLLSRPEAPEDFQTFHASLPSRRQSPARKHIYLQPIDLSEGPAGGALLEHLRNCTEAFFLGLQVRCLPSVAAASIHCFSRPSQDSDRLQLHTDGILSFLKNSKPGDALCVLGLTLSDLYPCEAWSFTFGKFLPGHEVGVCSFARFLGDLLQSGPSAADPAPAEVAADSPKTPVRDGGQSVGFSALGMVQCCKGALSLDEALRRPLDLCPICLRKLQHVLGFKLVERYKRLHAWTQAETRARPSLDAGLPSVVEDTLPGSADSGLSCGSTSEPGSSLSEPLTPDAWSRSFSGGPELEPEEGLGSLAVPESPLPLGPPREAIEEHGRWLALCIQALEREVTEDELVQVDGAVDALAGWEMFTGQLPAPRPDLPCSRDGMRLRRVLGGTFSSLRRKLSTCKLSKAGSSPGRWRAEEN